A stretch of Physeter macrocephalus isolate SW-GA chromosome 6, ASM283717v5, whole genome shotgun sequence DNA encodes these proteins:
- the CAPZA3 gene encoding F-actin-capping protein subunit alpha-3, with the protein MSLSDLSKKEKEKVILRLLIQAPPGEFVNAFDDLCLLIRDEKLMHHLGECAGHQHCQKYYVPLCIDGNAVLLSHHNVVGDYRFFDYQSKLSFKFDLLQNQLKDIQSHGIIRNEMEYLRTVVLCALKLYVNDHYPTGNCNVLRKTVKNKEFLIACIEDHSYETGDYWNGLWKSKWIFQVNPFLTQVTGRIFVQAHFFRCVNLHVEISKDLKESLEVVNQAQLALNFARLVEEQENKFQAAVLEELRELSNEALRRILRRDLPVTRTHIDWQRILSDLNLVMYPKLGYVIYSRSVLCNWII; encoded by the coding sequence ATGTCACTTAGCGATctgagtaagaaagagaaagaaaaggtaattCTCAGACTGTTAATACAGGCTCCTCCAGGGGAATTTGTAAATGCCTTTGATGATCTCTGTCTGCTTATCCGTGATGAAAAACTCATGCACCATCTAGGTGAGTGTGCAGGCcaccaacactgccaaaaatattACGTCCCACTCTGCATCGATGGGAATGCGGTCCTCCTGTCTCACCACAACGTAGTGGGTGACTACCGATTTTTTGACTACCAGAGCAAACTTTCTTTCAAATTCGACCTGCTTCAAAACCAGTTAAAAGACATCCAAAGTCACGGCATCATTCGGAATGAGATGGAGTACCTGAGGACTGTTGTTCTGTGTGCCTTAAAGCTGTATGTGAATGACCACTATCCAACGGGGAACTGCAATGTGCTGAGAAAAACGGTGAAAAATAAAGAGTTCTTGATCGCTTGCATTGAAGATCACAGCTACGAAACAGGAGATTACTGGAATGGCCTTTGGAAATCGAAATGGATTTTCCAAGTCAATCCATTTCTAACCCAGGTAACAGGGAGAATTTTTGTGCAAGCTCACTTCTTCAGGTGTGTCAACCTTCATGTCGAAATCTCCAAGGACCTGAAAGAAAGCTTGGAAGTAGTTAACCAAGCTCAACTGGCTCTAAATTTCGCGAGGCTTGTGGAAGagcaagagaataaatttcaAGCTGCAGTCTTAGAAGAATTACGGGAGTTATCAAACGAAGCCCTAAGAAGAATTCTTCGAAGAGATCTTCCAGTGACCCGCACTCATATTGACTGGCAGAGGATACTCTCTGACTTGAATCTGGTGATGTATCCTAAATTAGGATACGTCATTTATTCAAGAAGTGTGTTATGCAACTGGATTATATAA